In Streptomyces liangshanensis, the DNA window AGCCCCAGGCGGGGATCCTGATGGGCGAGTGCCGGGACAAGAACATGATCGACAAGGACGAGTACCCCCGCACGGCCGAGCTGGAGCGGCGCTGTGTGGCGATGCTCGCCGACCTCTGGAACGCCCCCGACCCGGCGACGGCCGTCGGCTGTTCCACGACCGGGTCGAGCGAGGCGTGCATGCTCGCGGGGCTGGCGCTGAAGCGCCGCTGGGCCACCCGGAACGCCGCGCGCTACCCGGCGACGGCCCGGCCGAACCTGGTCATGGGCATCAACGTGCAGGTCTGCTGGGAGAAGTTCTGCAACTTCTGGGAGGTGGAGATGCGGCAGGTACCCATGGAGGGCGACCGCTTCCACCTCGACCCGCAGGCCGCCGCCGACCTCTGCGACGAGAACACCATCGGCGTCGTCGCCGTCCTCGGCTCGACCTTCGACGGCAGCTACGAGCCGGTCGCCGAGCTGTGCGCGGCGCTGGACGCCCTCCAGGAACGCACCGGCGTCGACGTCCCCGTCCACGTCGACGGGGCCTCGGGCGCCATGGTCGCGCCCTTCCTCGACGAGGACCTCGTCTGGGACTTCCGGCTGCCGCGCGTCTCGTCCATCAACACCTCCGGGCACAAGTACGGCCTGGTCTACCCGGGGGTGGGCTGGGCGCTGTGGCGCTCGCCCGCCGAGCTGCCCGAGGAGCTGGTGTTCCGGGTGAACTACCTGGGCGGCGAGATGCCCACCTTCGCGCTGAACTTCTCCCGGCCGGGAGCGCAGGTCGTCGCGCAGTACTACACGTTCCTGCGCCTCGGCCGGGACGGCTACCGGGCGGTCCAGCAGACCGCCCGGGACATCGCCATGAAGCTGTCCGGGCGGATCGGGGCGATGAAGGAGTTCCGGCTGCTCACCCGGGGGGACGAGCTGCCCGTGTTCGCCTTCACCACGGCTCCCGGTGTGACGAACTTCGACGTCTTCGACGTGTCGCGGCGGCTGCGGGAGCGGGGCTGGCTGGTGCCCGCGTACACCTTCCCCGCCAACCGCGAGGACCTGGACGTGCTGCGCATCGTGTGCCGCAACGGCTTCTCGGCGGACCTGGCGGAGCTGCTGATCACCGACCTGGCGAACCTGCTGCCCGAACTGCGCGCCCAGGATCGCCCGTCGGCCCGGGACAAGACGGCGGCCACGTCCTTCCACCACTGAGTTCCGTCACGGAGTGGGACGCCCTAGTGGCTCAGGCGGCGGAACCTCCGTACCGCCAAGGGGAAGAACACCAGGAAGAGGGCCGCCGGCCACGCCACCGCCAGCAGCGCCGCGTGGTCGGCCGCCCACGAGCCGCCCGTGACACCCGGGTTGCCGAAGAGGTCGCGTACCGCCGTGGCCGTGGCCGACAGCGGGTTCCACTCCACGACCGCGCCCAGCCACCCCGGCATCGACTGGGGCGTCGCGAAGGCGTTGGAGAGGAAGCCGACCGGCCAGACGAGGATCTGGACCGCCTGCACCATCTCCGGGCGGCCCGCCACCATCGCCAGGTGGATCCCGATCCACAGCATCGCGAACCGCAGGAGGAGCAGCAGCCCGACCGCGCCCAGGAACGAGGCCGGGCCGTCGTGCCAGCGCCAGCCGATCGCCCAGCCGACGCCGATCATGACCACCAGGCTGACCGCGGACTGGATCATGTCCGCGACGCTGCGCCCCACCAGGACCGCCGACGGCGCCATCGGCATCGAGCGGAAGCGGTCGATGACGCCCTTGTTGAGGTCCTGGGTGACGGCGAGCATCGTCGCTTCGAGGCCGAAGGCCATCGTCAGGGCGAGCATGCCGGGTACGAGGAAGTCGACGTAGTCCCCCGCGAGGCCGCGCCCGCCGCCGACCAGGAAGCCGAACATCAGGAGCAGCATCACGGGGAAGACCAGGCCCACGACGACCTGGACGGGCTGCCGCGCCCAGTGGGCCAGTTCGCGCCGGGTCATGGTCCACGAGTCGGCGAGCGCCCGGCCGAGCCGGTTGCCCCCGCCGGCCGCGGGGAGGGACGGGGTCACGTCCAGGGTGGTCATACGAGCGCCTCCTGCTGGTGGTCGTGGTGGCCCGGGGTGTCGCCGCCGGTGAGGTGGAGGAAGGCCTCGTCGAGCGTCGGCCGCCGCAGCGCGATGTCCTCGGCCTCGATGCCCGCCGCCCCCAGCGCCCGTACCACCTCGGCCAGAGCCGCCATCCGGTCGGTGACGGGCGCGCTCAGCAGCCGCCGGTCCACGTCCGTGCCGACCGCGTACGTGCCCGCCACGGCCGCCAGCAGCCGGGCGCCCTCGCCGAGCTGGTCCGCGTTCCGCAGGACGACGTCGATGCGGTCGCCGCCGATCGTCGCCTTCAGCTCGTCGGCCGTGCCGTCCGCGACCACGCGCCCGCCGTCCACGACCGAGATGCGGTCGGCGAGCTGGTCGGCCTCCTCCAGGTACTGCGTGGTGAGGAGGACCGTCGTCCCCCCGCCCACCAGGGAGCGCACCGCGCTCCACACCTCCGCCCGGCCGCGCGGGTCGAGCCCGGTGGTCGGCTCGTCCAGGAACAGCACCTCCGGGTCGGTGATCAGCGACGCCGCCAGGTCGAGCCGCCGCCGCATCCCGCCGCTGTACTGCTTGACGGCCTTGCGCCCGGTGTCCAGGAGCCCGAAGCGGTCGAGCAGTTCGTCGGCCCTGGTCCCCGCGCCCCGGGCGCCGAGCCGGTGGAGCCGCCCGAACATCTCCAGGTTCTGGCGGCCGCTCAACTCCTCGTCCAGGGCGGCGTGCTGGCCGAGGAGCCCGATCCGGCGCCGCACCTCGGCGCCCTGGGTCCGTACGTCGAAGCCGGCCACGCGCGCGACGCCCTCGTCGTGCCGCAGGAGCGTCGTCATGATCCGTACCGCCGTGGTCTTGCCGGCGCCGTTGGGTCCCAGCACGCCGTGCACCGTGCCGCGCGCCACGGCCAGGTCGAGGCCGTCCAGCGCCCGCTTCCCGCCGTACCGCTTCCGTACGCCCTCCATGACGATCACGTCGATCAGCTCAGCCACGCGTTCCCCTTCGTTTCGGGCAAGCAGAAGTAGTCAAACTTGACCACACGCACCAAGGTATCCCCCGTTCGCGCTTTGGTCAAACTTGATTAGCCGAGATCGCCTTCATGGGTGACGCCCGTCGCGTAAGGGTTCTCCTCGCCGTCGGCGAGCACGCCGATGAACGGCTCGCCCTCGCCCGCGAAGGTGTAGGCCCCGCCCTCGATGCGCGCGATCAGCCCGCGCGTCCACTCGGCGCCGGTGTCCGCCGTGTGCACCCAGAGGTTCATGATCTCGCCGATGTGCCCGAGCTGTTCGGGACCGGCTTCCGGTACGTAGTCCTCGGTCACCGCGTCCCGCCAGGCCTCGATCGCGGCCACCCGCCGCCGCAGCAGGCCGACCACCTCCGCGCGCGGCAGGTCAGGGATGAAACCGAGGGCGGCGGAGAGGACGTCGACGTTCTGGTCGTACGCCGTCAGCGCCTCGCGGAGCAGCTTGAAGTACTCCTCGTGCCCCGTCGCGGTGATCTCGTACTCGGTCCGCGGCGGTCCGCCCGCCGTGCTCGGCGCCACCTCGTGGGCCAGCAACACGCCCTGCTTCGCCATCTGCTTGAGGGCGTGGTAGATCGAGCCGGGCTTGGCGTTGGACCACTCATGGGCGCCCCAGTACTCCAGGTCGTTGCGCACCTGGTAGCCGTGGGCCCGCCCGTGCTGGCGCACCGCGCCGAGCACGAGCAAACGGATCGCTGACATGCCTCAAGGCTATTGCGCGGCAGGGCACACCCGGCGCCGACCCCGCAACTCGCCTCAGAACGGGAACGTGGAGCGGCCGTACTGCACCGAGATCCACTTCTGGGTGGTGAACGCCTCGATCATGGACTCGCCGTTCAGCCGTCCCGAGCCCGAGTGCTTCTCGCCGCCGAAGGGGACGATCGGCTCGTCGTGGACCGTGCCGTCGTTGATGTGGATCATGCCGGTACGGATCCGGTGGGCGATCCGCACGCCGCGCTCGATGTCCCCGGTGTGGACGGCGCCGCTCAGGCCGTACGGGGTGTCGTTGGCGATCCGTACCGCCTCGTCCTCGCCGTCGAACGGGAGGAGGAGCGCGACCGGGCCGAAGATCTCCTGCGAGAGCACCGGGGAGCCGGCCGGCAGGCCGGTCAGGATCGTCGGGGAGACGAGGTTGCCGACGGTCGTGCCGCGCAGCAGCGCGGTCGCGCCCGCCGCGACGGTCTGCTCGACCGCCGCCGTCACGGAGTCGGCCTGCGAGGAGTTGATGAGCGGGCCGATGTGGGTCTCCGGGTCCGCGGGGTCGCCGACCTTCAGCGTCCGCACCTTGGCGACGAACTTCTCGGTGAACTCCTCCTCGACCGAGCGGTCCACCAGGATGCGGTTGGCCGCCATGCAGACCTGGCCCTGGTGCACGAACCGGCTGAACACCGCCGCGTCCACCGCGTAGTCGATGTCGGCGTCGTCGAGGACGATGAGCGCGCTGTTGCCGCCCAGTTCGAGCACGGACCGCTTGAAGTTCTGGGCGCAGACCGTGGCGACGTGCCGGCCCACCCGGTCCGAGCCGGTGAAGGAGATGACGGCGGGCACGGGGTGCTCCAGCAGCGCGTCGCCGATCTCCGCGATGTCGGTGATCACGACGTTCAGCACGCCGGGCGGCAGGCCCGCGTCCTCGAAGACCTTCGCCACCAGGGATCCGCCGCAGACCGGGGTGTTCTGGTGGGGCTTGAGGACCACCGCGTTGCCGAGCGCCAGGGCCGGCGCGACGGACTTGAGCGAGAGCAGGAACGGGAAGTTGAAGGGGCTGATGACCCCGACGACACCGACCGGCAGCCGGTGGACGCGGTTCTCCTTGCCGTCGATCGGCGACGGGAGTATTCGGCCCTCGGGGCGCAGCGACAGCTGGGCCGCCTCGCGCAGGAACTCCTTGGCGAGGTGCAGCTCGAAGGCGGCCTTGAGGCGGGTGCCGCCCAGCTCCGCGACGATCGTCTCGGCGATCTCGTCCTCACGGTCCTGGACGATCCGCAGGGCCCGCTCGAACACCAGCCGCCGGGTGTACGGGTTGGTCGCGGCCCAGGGCACCTGCGCGCGTTCCGCCGCACGGTAGGCCTGGTCGACCTCCGCCACCGAGGCCACGGTGATCGCGGCCAGCTTCTCCCCGTTGTACGGGTTGAAGTCGATGATGTCCCAGGAGCCGCTCCCGGGCTTCCACTCACCGTCGATGTACTGATGGGCGAGGCTGGTGAAGAAGGACATGAGACTCGACCCCTCGTCGCAGGACTACCGCGTACAGGACTACCGCGTAACCGATGTCACGTCACTGATGTCACGTCATCATACTTCTGTATCAGCAGAGTTCGAGGAGACCACGGAGCAGATCGCGGCTCTCCTCGGGCCCCGGGCTGTCCTGATGCAGCCGCTCCATCACCCGTTCGTAGTGGGCGATCTCCTCGCGCTTGTCCAGATACAGCGCGCTGGTGAGCTGTTCGAGGTAGACGACGTCGGAGAGGTCCGACTCGGGGAAGCTCAGCATCGTGAAGGCGCCGGTCTCGCCGGCGTGGCCGCCGAAGCTGAACGGCATGACCTGAAGGGTGACGTTCGGCTGCTCGGAGATCTCGATCAGGTGCCTCAACTGGCCCTGCATGACGGAGCGGTCGCCGTACGGGCGGCGGAGCGCGGCCTCGTCGAGCACGGCGTGGAAGCGGGGCGCCCGTTCGGAGACGAGGACCTTCTGCCGCTCCAGCCGCAGCGCGACGCGCCGTTCGATCTCGGCGCACTGCTTCTCGGGGTCGCGCATCCCGCGGGTGACCACGGCGTGGGCGTACGCCTCGGTCTGCAACAGGCCGTGCACGAACTGCACTTCATAGATACGGATGAGTGAGGCGGCGCCCTCCAGACCGATGTAGGTCGGGAACCAGCCAGGGAGCACGTCGCTGTAACTGTGCCACCAGCCCGCGACGTTGGCCTCCCTGGCCAGGCCGAGGAGAGCTCCGCGCTCCCGCTCGTCCGCGACCCCGTAGAGGGTCAGCAGGTCCTCGATGTCTCTGGCCTTGAAGCTCACCCGTCCCAACTCCATACGGCTGATCTTGGACTCGGATGCGCGGATCGAGTAGCCGGCGGCCTCACGGGTGATGCCGCGCGTCTCGCGCAGGCGCCTCAACTGTGAGCCCAGCAGTATGCGCCGCACTACGGAACCGCCCGATTCGGCTGCGGTCACGTCTCCAACCCTCCCCATCACAAGTGGTTCACCGCAGGGCACCCCCGAACCCCAAGCCCCGGATTCTGCCATCAAAACGCTTCAGCGCGTACTCATTCGATTACGGAAAGAAGAAGGCTTTACGGAGAGCCTAAAAGTAGTCGGTGGGAGAAATGTGAAAGAACCGTCACGGGAGGGGACAGGTCCGGCACGTGCACGTGCATCTGCCCTTGCATCTGCCGTACGCATTCGGAACCATGGTCCCCGCGCACCTGTGTGCTCGTTCGTGATTGACGTGTTGTGACGCTGGACCACCGCGCAGTATCGCTACGGCCGCGAATCCCGGGAGTGCCTCGCATGGGGACGAATGGATCGACCATGCTCGAGCCTTTAAGGCAGGGGCTTCCCCCGATAGATCCCGCTGGGGTCGCGAGTTCGGCGTCGTGCGCCCTGCCCGCCCGCTACGAGGCGGTGCGCGGGGCCAGGCAGTTCACCCGGACGACGCTGTGCCAGTGGGAACTCGACGACCGCTTCGACGACGTCGCGCTGGTCGTGTCCGAGCTGGTCACCAACGCGCTGCGGCACGCCCTGCCCGCGGACACCCCGCGGGAACCCCAGGACTCCCCCGTACGCCTGCACCTGATGCGGTGGAAGTCGCGTCTGGTGTGCGCGGTCCGCGATCCCAGCCACTCGAGTCCGGTGGCGCGGGAGACGGACGAGGACTGTGCGGCGGAGTCCGGCCGGGGACTGTTCCTGGTCGACTCCTTCAGCGACACCTGGGGGTGGCACCCGCTGGCGGGATCGCTGCACGGAAAGGTGGTCTGGGCGCTCTTCCAGCTCCGGACCGAGTGAACGACCGGACGACGGACACGAGGGTGGCCGGAACGCATGCGTTCCGGCCCGACTCTCCGGGCGGTTCGCCCGCTTCGCGGCTCTCAGCCCTCCGCGATCAGGTGGTCGAACTCGCCGTCCTTGATGCCGAGCAGCATCGCCTCGATCTCGGCCGGCGTGTACACCAGCGCGGGGCCGTCCGGGTGGCGTGAGTTCCGTACCGCCACCGCCCCACCAGGCAACTTGGCGAACTCCACGCAGGATCCCTGGGAGTTGCTGTGCCTACTTTTCTGCCAGACGACGCCGTGCAGCTCTGTGGCCGCAATGCCGTTGTACACGTGGTGCACAGGTCGCTCCCCGAGTTGCAAGGTGCAAGTGTCAACTTTCCCGGATCATAGCTGTGTTCATGTGCGCATGCATGAGCAGATGCACGTGCACGCGGGGTGGTCCCTCGGTTACACCTTCACGCGTGCACGTGCGCTCTCCAGGAACAGACGCACGGAAGGGCTTTCTGGCTCCAGTGTCCAGGTAAAGATCGAGAGCGTCACACCGGCCCCATAGATCACATTGGTCACACGGGTAACGCGGAAGAGGCCCCCCGACGCGCGAGAGGCTCCCCCCACGCCGTGGGGGGAGCCTCCGGTCGGCCGGAGCGCGGCGCGTGCGGCGCCCCGCGCGGCGTCCCGCGCCCGATCGCGCCGGTCAGCGCGGTACCGAGCGGTACGGCAGCAGGCCCATCTCGCGCGCGTTCTTGATCGCCCGCGCCACCTGCCGCTGCTGCTGCGCGCTGACGCGCGTCACCCGGCGGCTGCGGATCTTGCCGCGGTCGGAGATGAACTTCCGCAGCAGGTCGGTGTCCTTGTAGTCGACGTAGGTGATGCCCGCGTGGTCCAGCGGGTTGGGGCGGGCGGACGGCTTGCGGTCGGCGCGGCGGCCGGAGCCGGCGCGCGCGGAGGAAGCGGGGCCTCGGGTGGGCATGTCAGACCTCCAGGAGGGAGTCGAAGGCGGGGGGCAACTGCTTCCAGGCCTCGCGGCCCGCGTGGTACTCGGCGTCGGTCAGCAGGCAGGAGTCGAGGAGGTGCTCGATCCCGTCGCGGTCGAGGCCGGGCGAGGTGAAGACCAGGTGCTGGCAGCAGTCGCCGTGCTCGGGGTGCCAGTCCAGGGCCGCCGCGGCGCGCCGCAGCGGGGACACCGTGTCCCAGGCGGCCTCCGGCAGCGAGGCCAGCCAGGGGCCGAAGCTCTCCACGCACAGGGCGCCGCCCGCGGCGTCCCACGCCAGCAGGGTGTCGGGCCGGTCGGCGAGCCAGAAGCGGCCGCGGCTGCGGGCCGCCGCGCAGCACAGGTCCTCCAGGGCCCGGTAGAGGCGCTCGGGGTGGAAGGGGCGGTCGCGGTGCCACACCAACGTACCGACACCGCAGTCGTCGGCGTCCTGCGGCAGCAGCGCGCACGCGGGGTGCTGGCGGGCCGCGGCCGAGTCGATGTCGAAGCCGGCCACCGCGGCGGCGGCCAGCCCGGCGCCGTCCTCGATCCGTACCTGGGGGGCGGTGGGGTGGAGTTGGGCCAGCAGCGCCCGGTCCTCGTCGTCCGCGAGCGGGTTGTCGGTGACGGCGAGCACCGACGCGTACTCCAGCTGCCTGGCCCAGGTGTCCGCGACGGTCCGCCGGTCGGCTGCGGCCGCGGCGAGGCCGGCGTCGGAGAGGTCGTCGCCGTTGCCGAGGTAGGGCAGGAGCAGGGCGGGGTCGACGGCGGTCAGGACGGAGCTGACCACGAGCCGTTCGCCGTGCGCGGCGATGACCTCGGCCATGCCGCGCGGCTCGACTGAGTCCCAGAGCTCGACGATCGCGAGGCGGGTTATGCCGTCGTCGGCGAGCCGGACCAGCTCGGGGACGAGGTCCTCGCGCAGGGCGCAGCAGGCGCAGTCGTTGACCAGCGGGGTCTCGCCGTGGGACAGCAGGGAGGAGGCGTCGCGGACCGTCCGCACGACCGTGCCGCGCTCGGCGGTGGAGAGGTCGTGGTGGAGCACGACGCTGCCGGGGACGGAGGCGAGCAGCCGCTCGACGGCTTCCTTGCGGGCGTCGGAGTGCAGGCCGCCGACGAGGGCGACGGGGAGGCGGGAGTCGCCTCCGCTCCTTCCGGGTCCCGCGCCGTCCGCCGGGCCGTTTGCCGCGCCGTTTGCCGCGCCGTTTGCCGCGCCCATCAACGGGCCTCG includes these proteins:
- a CDS encoding ABC transporter permease produces the protein MTTLDVTPSLPAAGGGNRLGRALADSWTMTRRELAHWARQPVQVVVGLVFPVMLLLMFGFLVGGGRGLAGDYVDFLVPGMLALTMAFGLEATMLAVTQDLNKGVIDRFRSMPMAPSAVLVGRSVADMIQSAVSLVVMIGVGWAIGWRWHDGPASFLGAVGLLLLLRFAMLWIGIHLAMVAGRPEMVQAVQILVWPVGFLSNAFATPQSMPGWLGAVVEWNPLSATATAVRDLFGNPGVTGGSWAADHAALLAVAWPAALFLVFFPLAVRRFRRLSH
- a CDS encoding aldehyde dehydrogenase family protein, whose translation is MSFFTSLAHQYIDGEWKPGSGSWDIIDFNPYNGEKLAAITVASVAEVDQAYRAAERAQVPWAATNPYTRRLVFERALRIVQDREDEIAETIVAELGGTRLKAAFELHLAKEFLREAAQLSLRPEGRILPSPIDGKENRVHRLPVGVVGVISPFNFPFLLSLKSVAPALALGNAVVLKPHQNTPVCGGSLVAKVFEDAGLPPGVLNVVITDIAEIGDALLEHPVPAVISFTGSDRVGRHVATVCAQNFKRSVLELGGNSALIVLDDADIDYAVDAAVFSRFVHQGQVCMAANRILVDRSVEEEFTEKFVAKVRTLKVGDPADPETHIGPLINSSQADSVTAAVEQTVAAGATALLRGTTVGNLVSPTILTGLPAGSPVLSQEIFGPVALLLPFDGEDEAVRIANDTPYGLSGAVHTGDIERGVRIAHRIRTGMIHINDGTVHDEPIVPFGGEKHSGSGRLNGESMIEAFTTQKWISVQYGRSTFPF
- a CDS encoding helix-turn-helix domain-containing protein, which codes for MTAAESGGSVVRRILLGSQLRRLRETRGITREAAGYSIRASESKISRMELGRVSFKARDIEDLLTLYGVADERERGALLGLAREANVAGWWHSYSDVLPGWFPTYIGLEGAASLIRIYEVQFVHGLLQTEAYAHAVVTRGMRDPEKQCAEIERRVALRLERQKVLVSERAPRFHAVLDEAALRRPYGDRSVMQGQLRHLIEISEQPNVTLQVMPFSFGGHAGETGAFTMLSFPESDLSDVVYLEQLTSALYLDKREEIAHYERVMERLHQDSPGPEESRDLLRGLLELC
- a CDS encoding ATP-binding cassette domain-containing protein codes for the protein MIDVIVMEGVRKRYGGKRALDGLDLAVARGTVHGVLGPNGAGKTTAVRIMTTLLRHDEGVARVAGFDVRTQGAEVRRRIGLLGQHAALDEELSGRQNLEMFGRLHRLGARGAGTRADELLDRFGLLDTGRKAVKQYSGGMRRRLDLAASLITDPEVLFLDEPTTGLDPRGRAEVWSAVRSLVGGGTTVLLTTQYLEEADQLADRISVVDGGRVVADGTADELKATIGGDRIDVVLRNADQLGEGARLLAAVAGTYAVGTDVDRRLLSAPVTDRMAALAEVVRALGAAGIEAEDIALRRPTLDEAFLHLTGGDTPGHHDHQQEALV
- a CDS encoding DUF397 domain-containing protein; translation: MHHVYNGIAATELHGVVWQKSRHSNSQGSCVEFAKLPGGAVAVRNSRHPDGPALVYTPAEIEAMLLGIKDGEFDHLIAEG
- a CDS encoding ATP-binding protein gives rise to the protein MGTNGSTMLEPLRQGLPPIDPAGVASSASCALPARYEAVRGARQFTRTTLCQWELDDRFDDVALVVSELVTNALRHALPADTPREPQDSPVRLHLMRWKSRLVCAVRDPSHSSPVARETDEDCAAESGRGLFLVDSFSDTWGWHPLAGSLHGKVVWALFQLRTE
- a CDS encoding PadR family transcriptional regulator; translated protein: MSAIRLLVLGAVRQHGRAHGYQVRNDLEYWGAHEWSNAKPGSIYHALKQMAKQGVLLAHEVAPSTAGGPPRTEYEITATGHEEYFKLLREALTAYDQNVDVLSAALGFIPDLPRAEVVGLLRRRVAAIEAWRDAVTEDYVPEAGPEQLGHIGEIMNLWVHTADTGAEWTRGLIARIEGGAYTFAGEGEPFIGVLADGEENPYATGVTHEGDLG
- a CDS encoding CobW family GTP-binding protein, with product MGAANGAANGAANGPADGAGPGRSGGDSRLPVALVGGLHSDARKEAVERLLASVPGSVVLHHDLSTAERGTVVRTVRDASSLLSHGETPLVNDCACCALREDLVPELVRLADDGITRLAIVELWDSVEPRGMAEVIAAHGERLVVSSVLTAVDPALLLPYLGNGDDLSDAGLAAAAADRRTVADTWARQLEYASVLAVTDNPLADDEDRALLAQLHPTAPQVRIEDGAGLAAAAVAGFDIDSAAARQHPACALLPQDADDCGVGTLVWHRDRPFHPERLYRALEDLCCAAARSRGRFWLADRPDTLLAWDAAGGALCVESFGPWLASLPEAAWDTVSPLRRAAAALDWHPEHGDCCQHLVFTSPGLDRDGIEHLLDSCLLTDAEYHAGREAWKQLPPAFDSLLEV
- a CDS encoding glutamate decarboxylase; translated protein: MSLHRGAPPTPHESDEHAAETRRLSLNPFYGEADPIAGMTSAPPLHRLADGPMPPSTAYQLVHDELLLDGNSRLNLATFVTTWMEPQAGILMGECRDKNMIDKDEYPRTAELERRCVAMLADLWNAPDPATAVGCSTTGSSEACMLAGLALKRRWATRNAARYPATARPNLVMGINVQVCWEKFCNFWEVEMRQVPMEGDRFHLDPQAAADLCDENTIGVVAVLGSTFDGSYEPVAELCAALDALQERTGVDVPVHVDGASGAMVAPFLDEDLVWDFRLPRVSSINTSGHKYGLVYPGVGWALWRSPAELPEELVFRVNYLGGEMPTFALNFSRPGAQVVAQYYTFLRLGRDGYRAVQQTARDIAMKLSGRIGAMKEFRLLTRGDELPVFAFTTAPGVTNFDVFDVSRRLRERGWLVPAYTFPANREDLDVLRIVCRNGFSADLAELLITDLANLLPELRAQDRPSARDKTAATSFHH
- the rpsR gene encoding 30S ribosomal protein S18, which translates into the protein MPTRGPASSARAGSGRRADRKPSARPNPLDHAGITYVDYKDTDLLRKFISDRGKIRSRRVTRVSAQQQRQVARAIKNAREMGLLPYRSVPR